The stretch of DNA TTCAGCTCTTGAAGCTGGAGCTGGCGAATACAATATAACAATAAGCGACAAAAATAGCTCAAAAACAGCTCAAAATTTACTTGATGTAGTTAATCCTTATACGATTAGCACCTATGCAAAAAGTAGCGTCTTTGACAAAGAGAGCATGATCTCGCTTCCAAAAGGCTTTCACAATGTTGGTATAGATGCGTCAAGCTCGGTCTCAAGCGTGCTATTAGCAGCTTCTAAAAATTTAGTCGAGTATCCTTACGGATGTGCAGAGCAAAGGAGCTCAAGACTGCTTGCGCTTTTAAATTTAAAGCCAAAAGATGAGCTTGAAAAAAATGATCAAAAGAGATTTATTGCAAGCGGTATGAGTGAGCTAATTAAGATGCAAAAACAAGATGGTAGCTTTGGCTACTGGAGCGATCTAAGTAGTACTAATGCATTTGCTTCGATCTATGCAACTGATGTGCTGCTTGATCTTGAAGAGGCTGGATATGAGCTAAATAAAAATGTAAAGCAAAGAGCATTAAATTCGCTCTTAAAGTATACAAACACAGACATTGAAGCTCTATATGCTATTTATGTAAGCTCCCGCGCAAATGTTGCTGATAAATCGGTGCTAAATAAAATTTATGACCATAAAGCTTACAATACGACCGCACTTAATAAATATCTAATGGCAGCGGCTCTAAAGCTAAACGGCTTAAATGACGAAGCAAAGGTGGCGCTAAAAGATATCAAAAAAGCTCAGGTGACTGATTACAGCAGGGATTATTCTAGCTTTGGCTCAAAGATGAGAGATAATGCATTTATCTTGTATCTGAATGCAAAATATTTTGAGAAAAACGACTACTCAGATGATCTTGCAAATTTCTTGATCACAAATTTAAATGAGCTAAGCTCAACACAAGAGCGTGCATTTACCCTTAGAGCGCTAAATGCTTACTTTGGTAAAGATGTTGGCGAGAAAAATAATAAATTTAAGCTTAGCTACAATGGCGAAAGCAAAGAATTTGATGGCCTTTTAAGCGTATCATTTACAGCAAAAGATGGAAATTTTACCATTACACCGCTTGGTGAAAACAAGCTATATGCCACTATTTTAAGCTACGCTTATGTGCCACTTGAGATCAAGCATAAAATAGAGCCAAAAGAGCTTGATGTTTATAGAACGTTTGTCGATGAAAAAGGCAAAGAGCTAGGTCTTGACAGCCTAAGAGTAAATGATGTTATCTATTCAAAAATAGTGATAAATTCTAAAGCTATGGTTAAAAATGGCGTTATAAACGAGATCGTAAGTAGCTGCTTTGAGCCGATAAACGAAAATTTAAGTAATTTTACAAAGAGCCTAAAAAGTAGCTTACAAGTAGAATATAAAAGCATAAAAGATGACCGCGTACTAAGCTTTTACACACTAAGCAGTGATCAAAAAGACGCCGTGCTTTACACACCTTATAGGGTAAGACTTGGTGGCAAATGCTCTCTTGGTGCAGTCACAACTGAAAATATGTACAACGAAAGACAAAACGACTACGACCTAGCTCAGCGAAGCTTTAACGTCAAATAGGCTATTTAAACTCCGGGGCGGTAAACGCCCCAAGCCCATATTTCCCACTTTTGCAAAGATTTTTTTAAACAAATTTTGGATAGTATTAAGCATTTTTTAAACGAAACTGAGGAGATAAAAGTGGCAGAATTTTACAATGCAAAAGAGATAGAAGACAAATTTTATAAAATTTGGGAAGAACGTGGATACTTCGAGATAGACGCAAACAAAGATATCCAAAAAGATGGACGTAAATTTTGCATTATGATGCCACCTCCAAACGTGACTGGCTCGCTTCACATCGGACACGCCCTAACATTCACACTCCAAGATATCATGACTCGTTACAAGAGAATGGACGGCTATAAGACACTTTGGCAGCCAGGACTTGACCACGCTGGCATCGCCACTCAAAATGTCGTTGAAAAGCAGCTTTTAGCTCAAGGCATCAAAAAAGAAGAGCTTGGACGCGAGAAATTTGTAGAAAAAGTGTGGGAGTGGAAAGAAAAAAGCGGTGGCATGATCGTACATCAGATGCGAAAGCTTGGCATCACTCCGGCTTGGTCACGCCAGAGATTTACTATGGATGAGGGCTTAAGAAAAGCTGTAAAAAAAGCCTTTGTAAATTTATACGACAAAGGACTGATCGTTCAGAAGAACTACATGATAAACTGGTGTACGCACGATGGCGCACTCTCTGACATCGAGGTCGAGCACAAAGAGAATAAAGGCAAGCTTTATCATTTGAGATATTATTTTGTAGATAAGCCAAGCGATTTCGTTGTAGTGGCAACAACTCGCCCGGAGACCTACTTTGGCGACACCGCCGTAATGGTAAATCCAAACGACGAGCGCTATAAAAATTTAATCGGCAAAAAAGTGGTGCTACCTATCATAAATAGAGAGATCGAGATTATCGCGGACGAGCACGTTGATATGGAGTTTGGAACGGGCCTTGTTAAGGTCACACCTGCACACGATCAAAACGACTACGAGGTTGGCAAAAAGCACAACCTTGAGTTTATTACTGTATTTGACGAAAAGGGCATTTTAAACGATAAGTGCGATAAATTTGCAGGTCTTGAGAGGCTTGAGGCTAGAGATATCGTCGTAGCCGAGCTTGAAAAACTTGGCAATGTTGAAAAGATAGAGGACTACGAAAACCAAGTTGGTTACTGCTACCGCTGCAAAAACGTCGTCGAACCATACATCTCAAAGCAGTGGTTTGTAAAAAAAGAGATCGCAGACGAGGCGATACAAAAGGTCTCTGAAGGCCTTGCTAAATTTTACCCGCCACACTGGATAAACAGCTTTAACGCATGGATGAGAGAGCTAAGAGACTGGTGTATCTCACGCCAGCTTTGGTGGGGACATCAAATTCCAGTATTTTACTGCGATAATTGCGGTCATATGTGGGCTGACGAGGACGAGCCATGCGAGTGCAAAAAGTGTAAAAGTAAAAATTTCCACCAAGACCCAGATGTGCTAGATACGTGGTTTAGCTCTGGTCTTTGGCCTTTTAGCACACTTGGCTGGGGTAATGATAATGAGCTAAAAAATGAAAAATGGTTTGAAGGCGATTTGGCTGAATTTTATCCAAACAACCTTCTCATAACTGGCTTTGATATATTATTTTTCTGGGTTG from Campylobacter concisus encodes:
- a CDS encoding valine--tRNA ligase, which codes for MAEFYNAKEIEDKFYKIWEERGYFEIDANKDIQKDGRKFCIMMPPPNVTGSLHIGHALTFTLQDIMTRYKRMDGYKTLWQPGLDHAGIATQNVVEKQLLAQGIKKEELGREKFVEKVWEWKEKSGGMIVHQMRKLGITPAWSRQRFTMDEGLRKAVKKAFVNLYDKGLIVQKNYMINWCTHDGALSDIEVEHKENKGKLYHLRYYFVDKPSDFVVVATTRPETYFGDTAVMVNPNDERYKNLIGKKVVLPIINREIEIIADEHVDMEFGTGLVKVTPAHDQNDYEVGKKHNLEFITVFDEKGILNDKCDKFAGLERLEARDIVVAELEKLGNVEKIEDYENQVGYCYRCKNVVEPYISKQWFVKKEIADEAIQKVSEGLAKFYPPHWINSFNAWMRELRDWCISRQLWWGHQIPVFYCDNCGHMWADEDEPCECKKCKSKNFHQDPDVLDTWFSSGLWPFSTLGWGNDNELKNEKWFEGDLAEFYPNNLLITGFDILFFWVARMMFQGENALGKLPFDDIYLHALVKDEFGRKMSKSLGNVIDPLDSINEYSADILRFTLTLLAVQGRDIKLSDAKMKQVRNFTNKLYNASKYLMLNESKFVNLENIKLQTKLGIYMNSRFNECVREVRENIDAYRFNDAANTLYKFLWDEFCDWGIELSKADKASVKELGSIFKEAMKLLNPFMPFLSEYLFQELSGTQLENAKSIMVMSYPEIKERNLEVEKKFELVIEAIVAIRRAKATIDLGNSKITKAFVKFNEKIDLDEVKEYIKLLAKCEEIGFVDEKIENSIRDVSENLEAFVPLEGLDMSGIITRLRSQKTKLEKEIAKLSGMLNNQNFVANAPKEVIETNKEALESAEAKFKKVCEELEALGEK